In Setaria italica strain Yugu1 chromosome IX, Setaria_italica_v2.0, whole genome shotgun sequence, the genomic stretch GGAGAATCGAGTAGAAGCTTTAGCTACCCTGCCCCTGGGCGGCTGGCCCTTAGCGTCGCGTCAACGTCATGGTGATTGatactaggggctaaactttagtagtatcacatcggatgttcagatgctaattaggagaattaaatatgagctaattataaaactaattgcagaactcctatactaattcacgagacgaatctattaaacctaattaatccaccattagtaaatggttactgtagcaccacattgccaaatcatggactaattaggcttaatagatttgtctcgcgaattagactctgcaattagttttgtaattagcctatatttaatactcctaattagcatcgaaacatccgatgtggcaggtgctaaattttagtagggGCTATTCAAACACCCCTTAACCTGTGATGGCATGCATTTCAGTTAACAAAAAGCAAAGGCACAAGCACAACATAAACCGTGGGCTAAAAGTCTTAAGTCTTGAACTCGGCACAAATTTAGTCGatataggccctgtttggtgtcgcttatttcccgcttattggtgaaaataagcgataaacccacccaaacgcctcGCTTATTCCCCGCTTGTCACGTAAGCTGCTTAGTGGAAAATCTGGAATTGAACTAGCAGGCCGCTTATCTCGTACGCGGCTCTGGATACGCTTCTGGGGCAAGCGGGCCGTTTTTCCGCAGTACCCTCGGCCACCGACGCCACCGagcctcccgcaaccgccgccactcccgtccgctccagatcccgccgccgcttgAGTCGCTCGGGCTGCTTCCAGATCACCACTGCCGggctcggcccccgccgccggccgcggcgcctggggtcggctcccgccgccggacgcccctgCCGCCTGGGCTCGggccccgcctccggccgcgccgcccgggctcggatcccgccgccggacgcccgtGCCGCCCGtgctcggcccccgccgccggccgccggccgcccctacCGCCCGCGCTCAGGCCCCGCCTTCGGTCGCGCCGCCCGGGCTCgaatcccgccgccggccgcccgtgcTGCgctcggctccgccgccggccgcccggcccgCCTGCGCTGgtccctgccgccggccgcccgtgaGGCGCCTGTCGCCATCTGCCAGGACTGAAGTCCTGAGGGAGGGTAAGAAAAGAATACCCTCTGTATTGAATACCTCCACCGCCGAACAAATTTCATGAGAGACATGGTTGCTGCTTGAAGGGAAAGGTTTTCCAAAATCCAACGTGTAGTTATGAAGTACCATTTTATAGGTGTAAATCTTGTTGCTTTGCTTAGGCTTTTTGTGGATGGAAGTGATTGAATTGTTGGACACGCTTGTCACATACAAGGATCAATTTCCACATCCTCCCGATGGTAAGGACGAGTTATgttgcaatttatttttcagggaatatttgctcattgtgatataacatataaatataacatgcaggtaagtactatcttgttgactctggatatcctaatagaaaaggatttCTTGCACCCTACAAGGGACAGAGGTATCATGTTTCCGAATGGCAGCATGGTCAGCATCCGGTAGGATTGAAAGAAGTGTTTAATCatgcacattcatcccttagaaatgtgattgagcgatcatttggagttctaaagatgaagtggcgcaTTCTCTTGAATTTGCCCAGTTATCCGGTTAACAAGCAGTCCAAAATTATAGTTGTTTGTATggcccttcacaatttcatcagagatagtgccgtacatgacgtgcattttgaagaggattttcaggaagatgatggtaattcaacccaacctagcacaggtggtggtggtggtgctttaggagatgacattgatatgggtgcattgcgtgatgctattgctgtcgctatggtttcatgattcgttgttgtacccatgatggatgtttccatactagaccgatctatcgtatgaatttcatattattgtaatgtaatttctatttaacaaactccaaaggcattagaattattgtcttctcctcagattcacaataaaaatgagctattatcagccttaggggcattcaggtcaatttaccaactaggacagacaatcgacacaaaataatcaggattgccaaacaccctgcttattcagacagcagattcttCATGCAGCAGGCTTaccagataagcttgcttgccagataagcgagttccagaaaagcgtatacaaacagggccatatACGGCCGTTGGTTACAAAGACTTGTCGATCCGGGGATGCAAACACGAGGGATATACCTTGTTTACACCCCCTCGTGCTGCCAAAAGTATATTCCATTGTTGGCCGCATTTTGCTAAGCTAATCACCGCTTCGCGCAACTTGCCTCAAGTGATGGGACCTGCTCTGTCGCGAGACGGTTAAGGCCGAATTTAAGTAGCGGAGAACCACGCGTGTTGTCGAGGGCAAGTGGGCAACTACTATGATAGTAAATCCAAAATGTACAGCGCCAATATTGAGCTTGAAAAACAATAGCTTAGTTTTTCAAAATGCATCAGGAGAATTAGAGCACCACTTGCAGTAGTTTAGTGTTGTAACCACGACGAAATTTTCTTGGCTGAGAAGCGAGAGTGTTATAATCACGATTGAAATTTTTTGGGTGAGAAATAAGGGCTGGTTTGCGACGGATTCCCCTAAGACAGTTTTACCGATGAACTAGAAAAAATTAATTTCATCCAACTTTTAGTTTATTTTTACTTCAATTCTACTAAATAGCTTCACATTATATTATCTCAATTTGCGTAAAATAGGTGAAAAGCAAAGCTCATGTAAGCTATCCCAAATAGGCCCTGCGGATGCGTTGGATGTGGCTCACCTGGACCCAGCTTAAACTTGGCAGGGTTTAAGTTTCCATATGAGACGCAGGCAAACGGCTTTTTTATACGTTGGTCTCTGTTGTGGTGGGTGATGGTCGCTCCGCCTTATTCTGATCGGATAGATGGATCAATGGATGTTCCATCTGGTCGATGGTGCCGAACCTATAGGCAGCGGTACCAGTTTGAGTTAGGAACGCACGCATGGTGAGGGATGGCCTTCTGGACAGATGCTGGGTCCGCGATATCTCGCGGGCACGAACGGTGGAGGTTGTGGTGCAATACATCAGAGTCTAGGACCTCATCCGAGATTGGGTGTTAACTTCAGTCCTAGATAGGTTCATCTGGAAGTGGTTGAGCTCGAGCGAGTTCTCCTCGGCATCTGCCTATCGCGCACTCTTCCTTGGTAGGTCGCTGATGCTGGGAGCTTTGGAAGGTGCGGGCACTCGGGAAATGCCACTTTTTTGGTTGGTTAGTCCTTCATGGTCGCTGTTGGACCTCCAATTGGCTACAACGTCATGGCTTGCTGGACAGGGATGACTGTGCACTATGTGTGCAGGAAGTGGAAACACTTGACCACCTATTAATCGGTTGTATGCACAGTCGCGAGACTTGGTTTTGCGTCCTCCGACACGTTGGTCTGGCCGCTCTGACGTTGCAAATGGAGTCCCCACTAGCTGAATGGTGGATCAAACACGAAAGGTAGTTGTGAAGATTTATCGAAAGGGTTTTGACTCCCTCGTATGGTTAGTCGCTTGGTCGCTTTGGAAGGAACGGAATCGTAGGGTTCACGAGCGCTCGACACCGGTAATCATGGAGGATACGAGGCTTTGGACCAAGCAGGCTTTGCTGGCCTTAAACACGTTCTGAGTTCTAGGTTGTTATAGGTTTCGAGTTCTGGTTGAGGTTAAACCAcaatgttgtttggtgttggttttgcccttcttttccttttgctttTGTAACCAGGTTGCTATACTCTGTACGacactttctctctcttcttaataaaaaattaaaaacgtGCTACGCAcgttaaaaaaaatcctaaacaAGCGATACGAATGCAAGATACAACCATGTGTAAAAATAGgcttttttttaattgtttGGGCTGACCAGCGTGGTATTTGCGAATCAGCTCGCAACAGATCCAAGCAGGCCCACTTGCTGAGAAAGCCCACTCCAAAATCAAAGCAAGCAACACCCCGCCACGTCATCGATCCGCGGTTCTCCGTTTCAAACCAATGAGCGCCTGCTGTCTAGATCCAACGGTGCAGAACCACCTCCCGCGGATCGACCCACATCCGTCCGTCCGGTCCGACACGTCAGCGATCCGCGCCTGGCCACTCCATCCAATCGACATCCAGTCACCACCTTCCCATGGATCGGTCCCCTTGCCCCGCCCTCCTATAAAACCACGCCCCCGTCGCCCCCTAATCCCCATCTCGCAGAAAATCACCAAATCTTCGTCCGCACAAATCCATCTCGAATCCTCCTGCTTCCGGCGAGCTCCAAGTCTTCGCAGCATCAGCCATGTCGGGCCGCGGCAAGGGAGGCAAGGGCCTGGGCAAGGGCGGCGCGAAGCGCCACCGGAAGGTGCTCCGCGACAACATCCAGGGCATCACGAAGCCGGCGATCCGGAGGTTGGCGAGGAGGGGTGGCGTGAAGCGCATCTCCGGCCTGATCTACGAGGAGACTCGCGGCGTGCTCAAGATCTTCCTCGAGAACGTCATCCGCGACGCCGTTACCTACACGGAGCACGCCCGCCGCAAGACCGTCACCGCCATGGACGTCGTCTACGCGCTCAAGCGCCAGGGCCGCACACTCTACGGCTTCGGCGGCTGAGCCTTGACCCCGTCCGCGTCCTGCAGGCTCGAGCTAGGGTTTCTGATGGATTTAGGGGAGTTGCTGTGTTGGGTTCTGTCCTGTGTCTAGCTGCGTTGTGGTGTTAACTTAATAGGTGTTTATGGTTGTAATGGAGAATTGGAAGCCTATCAATTGAATGAATGGATGTTCGTAGGTATAATTTGGTGTTCTTGGTCCCTCTGTTCCCATTGGCTCTGTTCTTGTTCTGATGACTGGTCAAGTATTGTTTGTGGCCCTCTTAAGTAGTCCTGTAATGTTTCTTTGGAAATTTGCAGTCTCCGTCGATGATTTGTGACTTTAATTAACACTAGTTTGTGGTTTATGTCTCAGTCTAGCCTGATTAGCAATCGAACAGGGAAATCAAAATCGCTAGAAAACGTTGTGCCGTCAAAGCAAATTGGGCGCATGATTTGGTGGATCTGAGACGGATTCACTTCTGTCGTGAAGTCAGGAGACGCGTGAGCACTACGGCACCAAACTGTGAATTCTTTAGTTCAAAAAATGTGGCCTGGGTTGGTTTGTTGGGACACGACCCCGCTCATATCCGGCGAGATGTCGTAAAGTGCCGGCCAAAATTTCGAAATCACGAATGCAATTCCTGAAAGCGAGAGAAAAACCGAAACCGAAATTCATATGGCGAAATATCTCGATGCCTAGCTTCGTTGGTCCGCGCCATCTTGATACTGGACCGAGAATCTAAAACCTGCGATTCCATTTTCAGTGCGTGCTCGACACTAGCATTGAGATCCGATTGAGAACCTGGCGAAGTCGACTCGCCATCAATCTGTTGTTCCCCTCTGAACGGAGCAGGAGGAACGAAGTCTGCATAAATGGAAATGATAATCTCAAGTCCACATCTGAAGGAGTCTACTAACCTTCCAGGCACCAACACAGGCAGGGACCAACCGACCCGACCCCGCATCCACGCCGGCGCGCCACGCCCCCCGCCGCACCGACGTCCACGGCCCCAGGCGGCAACCGCCAAAGCGCCGGCGCGCCGTCCCGTCCCCTCCCCACCCGCCCTGCCGTTCCGCTGTTCCCATCCCGCCGACCCGCTCCGCCACTCCCCAATCTCTCCGTCCCCAACCCCACCAACCCAccaggcggccgcggcgcccccCTCTAATCTCCCTCGCTTCCGCTCCACGGTGCCCGCCCGCCCACCGCTTGCCTGCCTGCCTAACCTCGTGCAGCCCGCGATCCCGCGCCGCGACCCAGATCTGGTGGCGCCTCGCTGCTCGCCGCTCGCGCGCGCGCTcaggcggccggccggtcgATGGTTTCGGCCGCGGCGCAGGCGGGCGTGGTCGCGGCGTGCGTCGTGCTGTTCGTGCCCATGGGGCTGGCGGGGTGGCACCTCAGCCGCAACAAGGTGCTCTTCTTCTCCGGCGCGCTCTTCGTCTCGCTCGCCGTCGGGGTCCACCTCTCCCCCTACCTCCCCTCCGTGccccacctcctcgccgcctccttcttcacccccagccccggcgccgcgtccgcctcctcctcctcctccgggtcCTCCTGCGTCCCGTTCCTGCACCGCGTGTCCTGGTCTGACGCCGACCCCGCGAATGGCTTGGGAGGCGGAACGGCGCGGACGTGGTCGTGGCCGCCCTCGCTGGCGTCGGCCTGCGGGTTCGCGCGGCTGTCGCGCGACGACGCGTCTCTGCTGCTCAACGGGTCCTGGGTGATGGTGGCCGGGGACTCGCAGGCGCGGCTGCTCGTGCTCGCGCTGCTGCGCCTGCTGCTTgacccggccgcggcggcggccgccgagcCGGAGCTATTCCGCCGCCACAGCGACTACCGTGCCGCGGTGCCGGCTCGGGGCATCTCCGTGGACTTCGTCTGGGCGCCCTTCGAGAGCAACCTCACGCGGCTGCTCCGCGAGGATCTGCGCCTTGCGCCGCGCGTCCCCGACGTGCTCGTCCTCGGATCCGGGCTCTGGCACATGCTCCACGTCACGGACGCCGCGAGCTACGGCGACGCACTGGCGTCCGTCGCGGGCGCTGCCAAGTCGCTGCGCTCGCCGCtcccagtgccgccgccgcataTGTTCTGGCTCGGCCTGCCGCACCTAGTGAACCACATGCTCAACACAGACGCCAAGAGGGCACACATGAACGGCACCATGCTGCGCGCCTATGACTACGAGGTCGATCGGAGGGGTCTCGTTCGTGGTGATGGCGGCCCATGCTTGCTGCTTGATGGGAAACTCACCCAGGGATGCGGGCAGCAGTGCACGGCTGATGGAATGCATTATGATGGCGAGGTGTATGACGCCGTATTGCATATCATGCTCAATGCATTGGTGATTGAGTCACAACAAAGGATTTGAGTGGGTGGGGGTTCTTGAACAGGTTTGTCCCCACCCCTTGTTCTTTTGGTCTGTTACAATACACGAGTAACTAGAAATTGTTGTGAACTAGGAAGGTTCTTTGATTACTTCAATGTTTTGGTCACTTGCCCGAAGTCACCCTTGGATTGCTCAACATTAGATTGTAAAATAGGAACATCTTAGAACCACACTGCTTTTTGCTGAATGGCAAACTGAGCTGGGTTGTACTGTATACTTTTTCTTGGGAAATAACTAAGATGGTGATTCTGACATGTAGACTGGGATACTAAGCAATAGTCAGCTCTCATTTTGGCATTGGATGTGTCTTCATTGTGGTAATTCAAAAACTTCTCTGAATCATGCCTGTGATGattgatgaactgatgatgctTCCAGCCTGGAATCATCCAGTTAACCAATTTTGATAAAAGCAGGATCTATGTGTACATGTCAAATTTGAGATCAATTGTACTGTAACTGTACTACCTCTTAATATAGTCGATTGCTTTTCATCACTACTAAGATTTGTGTTTCTGAGTCTCAACCTATGACTATACTGCAGgctgcatgcatgatgcatgttAGTCGAACACTATGTTTCAGCAACCATACTGCATGGAAAGGTTATGCCAAGAGTTAATACACCAGTAATGTGCCACTATACTCTTCCTGTTCAAAATGAAATAAGATTTAGTTAGTGCTATGTACTCTTCAGAAGAACTAAGGTGTAGTTATTTTCTTCACTTAGTCACTGGTCTTCATTGTGCACCTTTATACTTATCAGTAATAGCTTCAGATGAGATCCTTAAATGCCTCCTAGTCTCCTAGACAAGACTATAAGTTTTCAATGGATAAAAACTGTCTTATGGTGAGCTGTAGACACGTGGACTTTATTACATTGtattatgtactccctccgttcataaatatatgacgtttaggacaagcaaattagttcatttttgaactaactAGCTTCTCCTAGacgtcatatatttatggaCGGAGGTAGTATCTTTCTTTCTCATTTCTGCTTTGTTCCAATATTTAGTGttcttgaaaaaaatatttagtGTTCTTGTTTTGTAAGCTGCAAACTAGTGGTACTGGAATTTGTAACTAATTGAAGCAGATGCTCCATTATTCATTGCTTGACAAAGTACTACAGAAAAATCCAATGCGCATAAGTCCTTGTTACAGTGGTTCATCAAGGAGGAACTTAATTGGTATTTCTTCAATGAGCTATTTGTGTGTTATATAGTCCTGTTAGCAATCTCACACGCTAAGTTCATCGATTAGTTTGACTCACTTTGCTCAGACTTTCAATCAGTAAAGGTAATCAATATATTCCTGGATGACACAACGTGTGATAATCAGAGAATGCTATAGTCATACTGGTACTAAGCGAGCACTGAAGTATGCCACTGTTTCTTTACTTTACTGAACATTGTTTACTTCTATTTGAATTGTTGATCAATGGTTTAGTTGCCCCATATGGTGCCCTTGTCTGTGCTATACTGCTATGTAGTATAGTTTGATCTTTATTTTTAGAGTTTGATCTTGAATTGATCAAGTGCCTTCCCATTCTGACATGGATTGGGGGTATGACACTTTATATAATGTTCTTTCTATGCTGTTGAATTGAGTAAAGTAGAAGTAATAAGCCAACGAAAGTAAACGTTTTACAAATATTTCTGATGTTTCCAAGACCCACCAACATGGAAGATGAACAATATTGTACTTTCATGGCTGCTTAACAATTTCTGGTGTTTGATCTCCAGGTTTGGTTTACCTCCCTGGTCTCTAATGCACCTACGTCCATCGGGCTTGTTCGGTTCGGTGGAAGAAATTCTTGTGAGCATGTGCATGCACATAAGCTTGTGTTGTTTCAGGATGGAAGACTGCTAGTGCTAGCAATATCACAGCGCGCGCTCTCTCCTGCCACTGCAGGTGCAACCAGAGAAGACACGGCTGCAATCTTCGACTCGCAGTTTATCGCGCCCCGAGGCAAGCAAGAGTCGGTTGCTAGTTTGCCTGTCTCGTACACAGGACAATGCCATCAGGAGTCACCAGTCAGGACCTCAGGATGGCGATTGGCGAGCCTGAGCGAGCCGGCGGTGAAGAAACATGCGCTGCCGCTTCATCTGCTGCAGGCCTGCAGGCTGCCGTCTAAACTCTCTTCGACGAACTCCAAGCTGTAACAAAGAAGGCTCAGGCCTATGTCCACCATGCTGTGTATGATATTGCATTGCTTTGATGCCTTAGTTTTTAAGCCAATTCATTGGAGGGTATCAGTGTTATTATCTAGTCCTGCCGTATTGCTGGCAGTTTTATGTTGCTCCACGTGAAGAAATGTGTTGTCCACGAGAACCAAAAGGTCTAATGCGTATCAGCTGTAGCAGTTTGGCAAGAGATTTTTATTTTGGAGGCATTTTGTAAGGGATTTGTGGAAAGAAAAGGACCTAGCCATGTTGCTCTGCTTCAGGTGGGAGATGCGAGCAGCAGCAGTTGGGTGGGAGGAAGCCGCTAAAATTACACGCATAAGAGAAGAAGGAACGAGAAGCAAATGTGGCCGTGCCCTGGAGGCCTGGACAGCCCTAATCAGTCTCTTGAGTCTTGATAGCAGGTGCAAATGACGTTGGGTCGCCCTCTAATTTTGGTTGGGTCGCTCTCTAATTTTGGTCGATTTTGCATCCAACTAGTGGATCTTTCAGTAGCATGGTTGGATGGAGGATGTGCCGGACTTCCGAAGGTGTATTTTGCAATGTCCTCAAGAGTAGATTATGATTCTTAGTTTCTCTTATAAAATGCTATCAATTTTTGACAAATTAACATATTATTAGAATCACTTTGTTGAGTAAACTAACCAGTATGCATTTATCACTTTGTTGAGTAAAAATACGTCCTACATACAGCACTTTGTTGAGTAAAAATACGTCCtacatacatatatgtataGAAGGACTGATTGTATTTTGTGGCATGACCATGCAAACGTGGACTCTTACTCCTCAGTATTAGAATATAATTACGTttagattttttaaaaaatattttttaactttgatcaacaatattttttgaaaatgttaCATGTTTCACGATGAATCTAATAACACCATTTTTATATTATTAATCTCCATAATTATTCGTAGTCAAATTGAAAAATTGCATTGAAAATTTCTAAACATAAC encodes the following:
- the LOC101775396 gene encoding histone H4 is translated as MSGRGKGGKGLGKGGAKRHRKVLRDNIQGITKPAIRRLARRGGVKRISGLIYEETRGVLKIFLENVIRDAVTYTEHARRKTVTAMDVVYALKRQGRTLYGFGG
- the LOC101775801 gene encoding uncharacterized protein LOC101775801 — its product is MVSAAAQAGVVAACVVLFVPMGLAGWHLSRNKVLFFSGALFVSLAVGVHLSPYLPSVPHLLAASFFTPSPGAASASSSSSGSSCVPFLHRVSWSDADPANGLGGGTARTWSWPPSLASACGFARLSRDDASLLLNGSWVMVAGDSQARLLVLALLRLLLDPAAAAAAEPELFRRHSDYRAAVPARGISVDFVWAPFESNLTRLLREDLRLAPRVPDVLVLGSGLWHMLHVTDAASYGDALASVAGAAKSLRSPLPVPPPHMFWLGLPHLVNHMLNTDAKRAHMNGTMLRAYDYEVDRRGLVRGDGGPCLLLDGKLTQGCGQQCTADGMHYDGEVYDAVLHIMLNALVIESQQRI